The Triticum urartu cultivar G1812 chromosome 5, Tu2.1, whole genome shotgun sequence genome contains the following window.
GTACATGAGAAATCAAACTAGAAAGACAACAATCTTTCGCGCGATTACAGACAGATCATAAATAGGTCCAGCTGCAGCGCCAATCAACCACTCAGTGTATCACACAGCAGGCAAACACTAGTAATCGAGCAGCTACATGCACACGGATGAATGAAGGAAACAAACTGAAACCTAAATCGGGAACCGGCGGCTCACCTCCATCCCACGGCGTGTCATCGGGCCTGCAGAATCACACGAAACAACAACATCAGGGAACGATAACAGCGGCACCATATACATCAACGACGCACCGAACTAGTACAACGGAAATCGCGACTCCGCGAGATCCCCAAGCACCAAAACCTAGGGATGAACAGAAGAGAAACAGGGCAGGATTTGTGCTGTTACCCAAATATGACGGCGTTCCAAAGGGTGATGTTGTTGTCGTGCGGCGCGCCGCTGATTCCGGCGGGCGGGTCCTGCTGGAGCCGCTTGAAGTCGCGCATCAGGCGCTTCCTCGCCGGCGTCGACATCCCGACCGATCCCTCGCTCCCGGAGCGCACGCGCGCGCGCTGGCCTGCCCTGCCCGGCGGCCGCCGCCTCTCCCCTCCTTCTCGCTGGGGTTCCCCGGGTGGCGGTGCGGGGGTGGGGAGCCGGAGGGAAGCTTCGTCGGTGCGGACGAGCGTGTGCGGGGGGGGAGAAAAGGGGGGCGGTATAGGGGGGCGAGAGGAGCGTGACGTCCCTCGTGACTCGTGAGCCGTGGGCTCGCGTAGCCGCCACGCGCTGACGGTGTGGGACCGGAGACACGGCCCGAGCTGTCAGTGAGGGAATGAGGTGGCATGATggggatgaggatgaggatggcTGAATCTTGGCCCAAGTGGAAAGCCTGGGCCCGGCTGTCGGTGGCTTGTGATGGTGGGCGGGCGGTGGCTGGCTGGCGGGCTCAGATTCCGCGGATCCGACACGGTCGGCGGCGTAGGCGGTGGGAAAGGTGGACTTGGTGGGGCCCGGAGAGAGTGGCGGCATGTGAACATCCCCTGTCCGAACGTCGACCGTCGGTTCTCGTTCCTGATCGGATCCTGGCCGTGCAGCGGTGCAGGAAGAAATAATTCCATATTTTAACCTTTTCTAGAATCTGCGTTTTTTGCGAATAAAATCTCCATAAAagggtttcttttcttttctgacACTCAATCTTCACTGTTCTTTGAGTGGTACGGGTGGTTGTGGAAAAACTACAATTCAAGCGTTTCTTCGTACCTGAAATTTCAAAAATGCACGCACGCTCGTTGGAGAGAACGAGCGGCCGCTCTGTCACTCGCATGCATACATGCATGTATTGTCTGCTAGTGCATGTGACTATTAGTATTAAATGCGGTCAGACTTGTCACATGTGACGAAAAACAGATCCACGTCCATTTATTTCGGGTTTTCAAATTTTTAAAAAGTCATATCTTTCAAACCATGCATCGGAATTTAGATCCGTCTTTACAGTTGGATTTCTCGTGACGAGATCTTTGAAACTAGATCCCACATGGGTATATTTCGACGAATTTTTTTATGCCAACTTTCGTGCTATATGGTGCAACTAGTCTACTGCCCCGGACAACTACCTAGTAGTCGTTGTGCAACTCTCCTCCCTACTTGTGGATGCGTAGTTTTTCACTGTTGGCACACCCTACCCCCACCTCCCCTGCAAGGGATATGTGCAACTTAGTCTATTGGTCAAGCCAAGTGTCTATTAGTCAATGTGCAACTCCATACGCTCTCTATTTGTGGACCTGTATTTTCAGTTGGCGGGACCAACAAACAGAGTTGCACATAGTCTGCTAGGTAGTTGGCCAGGGGCAATATACGAAGTTGCACATCTCACAGGTAGGGACAGTTGAATGGTAAAAAGTTGCATATAAACAGAGTGCTAAAGTTGCAAAACTCATTAGGGGGGTGGTTTGGGACGTGTGCTAGCAGGAAAACTACACATCCATGAGGTACGAAAGAAAGTTGCAAATCACAGTTAGACAGTTGGCCGTGGCAGTATACGAAGTTGCACATCCACTGTTAGTTTGTTGGCTATGCAGCAAATAGTGAAGCACATCCACGGGCAGGGAAAAATTGCAGATCAACTACTATGCAGTTGGCCTGGGTAACAAACGAAGTTGCACATCTCATTGGAAGGAGTTAGTTTTGCACCATCATTCAAATCTGCATGTTTACGGTATAGGAGAAAAGTTGCACATCCCTGTCAGGTAGTTGTACACCGACGGCTAGGCAGTTGCACAAAACAGGGAGAAAATTGCATAATTTTTTTTCGTCAAAACATAACCATGcgggatctagtttcgaagagcACGCCACGAGGATTTCAAAAGTGAAAACAGATCTTAATTTCGACGCGAAGTTTGAAAGTTATGATTTTTTAAAAAACTGAAAACACAAATTAAATACGTTCACATCTGTTCACATGGATACTTTACAATTATTTATCATCTTCACATATGTCCATACATATTTACTTTTTCTAATATGAGGCAGGGAAACAAAAACTTACTTTTTTGGCTAGCCACCATGGAATGCTAGTGGGCAGTCGGCCGCCGGCTAGACGCGTCGTTCTTCATAATGAGGCCTAAGAGATGCTTTATATGGTTCATAAGGGTTAAGCCTTTAGTGCAACTCAAGCAATTAAACGGCCCAAAACTGCATTCAGCAGGCATGACTCGTCATAATGCAGGTTATCAAACGCGTTACTTTCTCCACTCGCTCCACTACTAGCTCAAGCCAACGATTTTTTTTATCTGAAAAGGTTTGGTAAACCAAAAGATGTACTAGATAGATATTAAAATATTCATTTAAAATTTTGCAAATAAAAACAATGATTTTTTGTATATTCATATATTTCAtaaaatgttcacgaatttgaaaTAAGGTTGGTAAATTAAAAACTATTCATAAATTTAAAAATGTTGGTGAACTTTATATTATTCACAAATTTAACACCCTGATAGGCGGGGCCTATTGACGCCACATCACTCGACGCGCCAGGAAGCTCCAAATATAGGGAGCTTGGTTACTCAATGAGAGGATAATGCGTGCTTTATCACGTCGTTCTTCAGTTGTGGAATTAATTCCAATTTTTTTCTCCCGATAGTTACTATGGTAGTTCGTAATCCATGCACGTCGCTGAAGGGGTCAAGCACACGTGAACCCCATGGGCGCTATTCGGCCGGCCAAGTAGGATGGTTGTTTCTATTTCGGGAAGGTTCAGTTCTGGTTTTTATTTTGTG
Protein-coding sequences here:
- the LOC125510899 gene encoding ubiquitin-conjugating enzyme E2 2-like, which produces MSTPARKRLMRDFKRLQQDPPAGISGAPHDNNITLWNAVIFGPDDTPWDGGEPPVPDLGFSLFPSFIRVHVAARLLVFACCVIH